A region from the Aegilops tauschii subsp. strangulata cultivar AL8/78 chromosome 5, Aet v6.0, whole genome shotgun sequence genome encodes:
- the LOC109766316 gene encoding pentatricopeptide repeat-containing protein At3g09650, chloroplastic, which produces MLHGHGKPRLQPQPRPPAAPFPAPPPFSPATATSSTSWRNHHTLHSAISPAPPLSTTHEDDDALLALLRAGETDAAYRLFAASPSLPESPTAASRLLAQLSYRSTSSHTFSRAAGLLHRLRAQGGLKLLDANSLSLAASAAARSGSAHLAYSLLLSMLRRGLLPDRRAYTAAISRLRPAHALRLFDAVLHHLRRAPDSSSASFALPDTAAFNAALSACADAGDCRRFRQLFDEMRSWPGAAPDALTYNVAIKMCARAGRRDLVARVLERILSSGLAPCATTFHSLVAAYVGFGDIPTAERIVQAMREGRSDVCLLLRHVAVEGNDEKGIAIVVDEHSDVLEDIVGPKPEEGTEAPLLSRTYPPNSRVYTTLMKGYMNAGRVDDVVAMARAMRREGETMPASRPDHVTYTTVVSTLAAAGDMERAHAVLDEMARAGVPASRVTYNVLIKGYCQQLQMSRARELLEEMTTDAGIEADVVTYNTLIDGCVLMDDSAGALALFNEMRTRGVAPSTVSYTTLMKAFAASGQPKVAHKVFEEMEKDPRVTVDRPAWNMLVEGYCQQGMLETAKQTVERMKESGVQPDVATYGSLAKGIAVARKPGEALLLWNEVKERCEAGNGKPALKPDEELLDALADVCVRGAFFKKALEIVACMEENGIAPNKTKYKKIYIEMHSRMFTSKHASQARQDRRRERKRAAEAFKFWLGLPNSYYGSEWRIGPLVGADEDNDDNQLE; this is translated from the coding sequence ATGCTGCACGGGCACGGCAAGCCCCGCCTCCAGCCCCAGCCCCGCCCTCCGGCTGCCCCCTTCCCCGCGCCACCGCCATTCTCGCCGGCCACCGCCACCTCCTCCACTTCCTGGCGCAACCACCACACCCTCCACTCGGCCATTTCTCCCGCCCCACCACTCTCTACTACCCACGAAGACGATGACGCCCTCCTTGCTCTCCTCCGCGCCGGAGAAACGGACGCCGCCTACCGCCTCTTcgccgcctccccctccctccccgAGTCCCCCACCGCGGCCTCCCGCCTCCTCGCGCAGCTCTCCTACAGGTCCACGTCCTCCCACACCTTCTCCCGCGCCGCGGGCCTGCTGCACCGCCTCCGCGCCCAGGGCGGCCTCAAACTCCTCGACGCCaactccctctccctcgccgcctccgccgcggcCCGCTCCGGCAGCGCCCACCTCGCctactccctcctcctctccatgCTCCGCCGTGGCCTCCTCCCCGACCGCCGCGCCTACACCGCCGCCATCTCCCGTCTCCGCCCCGCCCACGCGCTCCGCCTCTTCGACGCCGTTCTCCACCACCTCCGCCGCGCTCCGGACTCCAGCTCGGCGTCCTTCGCGCTCCCCGACACGGCCGCGTTCAACGCCGCGCTCAGCGCCTGCGCCGACGCCGGCGACTGCCGCCGCTTCCGCCAGCTGTTCGACGAGATGCGCAGCTGGCCTGGCGCGGCCCCTGACGCCCTCACCTACAACGTCGCCATCAAGATGTGCGCGCGCGCCGGACGCCGGGACCTCGTCGCGCGCGTGCTCGAGCGGATACTCTCCTCCGGCCTCGCCCCCTGCGCCACCACCTTCCACTCCCTCGTCGCCGCCTACGTCGGCTTCGGCGACATCCCCACGGCGGAGAGGATCGTGCAGGCCATGCGGGAAGGCCGCAGCGACGTCTGCCTCCTGCTCAGGCATGTCGCAGTGGAAGGAAACGACGAGAAGGGCATTGCTATCGTCGTCGACGAGCACAGCGACGTGCTCGAGGACATCGTCGGGCCAAAGCCGGAGGAAGGCACCGAGGCGCCGTTGCTGTCGAGGACGTACCCACCCAACTCGAGGGTGTACACCACGCTGATGAAGGGGTACATGAACGCCGGGCGCGTGGACGACGTGGTGGCCATGGCGCGCGCCATGCGGCGGGAGGGGGAGACGATGCCGGCGAGCCGGCCAGACCACGTCACGTACACGACGGTGGTATCGACCCTCGCGGCGGCCGGCGACATGGAGCGCGCGCACGCCGTGCTCGACGAGATGGCGAGAGCGGGGGTCCCGGCGAGCCGGGTGACGTACAACGTGCTCATCAAGGGGTACTGCCAGCAGCTGCAGATGAGCAGGGCGAGGGAGCTCTTGGAGGAGATGACGACGGACGCCGGCATCGAGGCGGACGTGGTGACGTACAACACCCTCATCGACGGGTGCGTCCTGATGGACGACAGCGCCGGCGCGCTGGCCCTGTTCAACGAGATGCGGACGCGCGGGGTCGCGCCGTCGACGGTGAGCTACACGACGCTGATGAAGGCGTtcgcggcgtcggggcagcccaAGGTGGCGCACAAGGTGTTCGAGGAGATGGAGAAGGACCCGAGGGTGACGGTGGACAGGCCGGCGTGGAACATGCTGGTGGAAGGGTACTGCCAGCAGGGGATGCTGGAGACGGCGAAGCAGACGGTGGAGAGGATGAAAGAGAGCGGCGTGCAGCCGGACGTGGCGACGTACGGCAGCCTGGCCAAGGGGATCGCCGTCGCCCGGAAGCCGGGGGAGGCGCTGCTGCTGTGGAACGAGGTGAAGGAGCGGTGCGAGGCCGGCAACGGCAAGCCGGCGCTGAAGCCGGACGAGGAGCTCCTGGACGCGCTGGCGGACGTGTGCGTGCGCGGCGCCTTCTTCAAGAAGGCGCTGGAGATCGTGGCGTGCATGGAGGAGAACGGCATCGCGCCCAACAAGACCAAGTACAAGAAGATCTACATCGAGATGCATTCGAGGATGTTCACCAGCAAGCACGCGTCGCAGGCCAGGCAGGACCGCcggagggagcgcaagcgcgcggcGGAGGCATTCAAGTTCTGGCTCGGCCTGCCCAACTCCTACTATGGCAGCGAGTGGCGGATCGGGCCCCTCGTCGGCGCCGACGAGGACAACGACGACAACCAGCTAGAGTAG